The following proteins come from a genomic window of Aphelocoma coerulescens isolate FSJ_1873_10779 chromosome 18, UR_Acoe_1.0, whole genome shotgun sequence:
- the MYOCD gene encoding myocardin isoform X2: MCKSVVTWDPALKSPSAFHEQRKSLERAKTEDYLKHKIRSRPERSDLVNMHILQDSAAEGSIQSTQMKLKRARLADDLNEKIALRPGPLELVEKNIIPVDSAVKEAIKGTQGGFPRPADAFAFEEDSSNDGLSPERPRSRGSPGPAEPPPGSKAPEPPPAAPAGAPQDRPPSADGHAPDTAPGQGSQCDSPKQPAGQESPTLPVPSAVKSKSSSDSKNRHKKPKDTKPKVKKLKYHQYIPPDQKAEKSPPPMDSAYARLLQQQQLFLQLQILSQQQQQQQQQQQHFSYPGMHQGQLKQSNEQMVKSSNSSSASGNNTPLSPVKTTFSGQTCVSSIKPGPLPSNLDDLKVSELRQQLRIRGLPVSGTKTALMERLRPFQECSSTTVPNFSEITTVTFPVTPTSTLSSYQSQSSTSMLSNGFYHFGSTSSTPPISPASSDLSVSGSLPDTFNDGPMSSPQFGLQPSPVHGSAEESLMSSMNGGSIQLELEGIDTEKDKMLVEKQKVINELTWKLQQEQRQVEELRMQLQKRKRSNGLEEKQQPAQHFFGVPIKQENTVSSCPFASKQMALKGQAGSSDKLSNCGVPQVPHIVNSHCLEPAGQSAITSSTFLSPQCSPQHSPLGAAKSPQHISLPPSPNSHYLLPVSPEGRSGSPPGSSCLRTAPMAAQSGQKFSISSPSFCKSSPALSEVKQPPAYEDAVKQQMTRSQQMDELLDVLIESGEIPANAKEDRSCLQKVPQIMVSTGNSGASVPKGSAPFEPGSSAPLPFEHCPGSSDAHLEVLLNAHSPLGRVSEMALLKMGPEEPHFEGMMEGFSGKAADELLNSQEILQTPLSPMETQLSPSPAEGSGLQMSFTESPWETMEWLDLTPPSSATGFSSLTPAGPSIFNIDFLDVADLNLNTSMDLHLQQW, from the exons ATGTGCAAATCTGTGGTTACCTGGGACCCAG CACTGAAAAGCCCATCTGCATTCCATGAACAGCGAAAAAGTCTGGAGCGAGCCAAG ACTGAAGATTATCTCAAGCACAAGATCAGAAGCAGGCCTGAGCGCTCAGACCTGGTCAATATGCACATTCTACAAG ACTCGGCTGCAGAGGGGTCCATCCAGTCTACTCAAATGAAGCTGAAAAGAGCCCGACTGGCAGATGACCTCAATGAAAAGATTGCGCTCAGGCCGGGTCCTTTGGAGCTGGTGGAGAAGAACATTATTCCCGTTGACTCGGCTGTGAAAGAGGCCATAAAAG GCACCCAGGGCGGCTTTCCCCGCCCGGCCGACGCCTTCGCCTTCGAGGAGGACAGCAGCAACGACGGGCTGTCCCCGGagcggccccgcagccgcggcTCCCCGGGCCCCGCCGAGCCGCCCCCCGGCTCCAAGGCCCCGGagccgcctcccgccgcccctGCCGGGGCCCCCCAG GATCGTCCCCCCAGTGCCGATGGCCACGCTCCGGACACTGccccggggcagggcagccagtgTGACAGCCCCAAGCAGCCAGCGGGGCAGGAGAGCCCGACGCTCCCGGTGCCCTCTGCCGTGAAG TCCAAATCATCCAGTGATAGCAAGAACCGTCACAAAAAGCCCAAAGACACCAAGCCCAAAGTGAAGAAGCTCAAGTACCACCAGTACATCCCTCCAGACCAGAAAGCAGAAAAGTCCCCTCCACCTATGGATTCTGCATATGCCagactgctccagcagcagcagctcttcctgcagctccagatcctcagccagcagcagcagcagcagcagcagcagcagcagcacttcagCTACCCCGGGATGCACCAAGGACAGCTAAA GCAATCAAACGAGCAAATGGTCAAAAGTTCAAATTCTTCATCAGCTTCTGGCAACAACACTCCTCTTTCTCCAGTGAAAACCACCTTTTCAGGCCAGACTTGTGTCTCATCTATCAAGCCAGGGCCTCTGCCATCCAACCTGGATGATCTCAAA GTGTcagagctgaggcagcagctccgAATACGAGGCCTGCCCGTGTCGGGTACCAAGACAGCGCTGATGGAGCGGCTGCGGCCCttccaggagtgcagcagcaccACGGTGCCAAACTTCAGTGAGATCACCACCGTCACCTTCCCAGTCACTCCGACAAGCACCCTGTCGAGTTACCAGTCTCAGTCCTCCACCAGCATGTTATCAAACGGCTTCTACCACTTtggcagcaccagctccacCCCACCCATCTCGCCCGCCTCCTCTGACCTCTCTGTGAGCGGCTCTTTGCCAGACACCTTCAACGATGGGCCCATGTCTTCTCCACAGTTTGGTCTCCAGCCATCTCCAGTTCATGGCAGCGCTGAGGAAAGCCTCATGAGCAGCATGAATGGAGGGAGCATCCAGCTGGAACTGGAAGGAATAGACACAGAGAAAGACAAGATGCTGGTGGAGAAGCAGAAGGTCATCAATGAACTGACGTGGaagctgcagcaagagcagaggcagGTGGAAGAGCTGCGGATGCAGCTCCAGAAGCGAAAGAGAAGCAATGGCCtcgaggagaagcagcagcctgctcaGCATTTCTTTGGTGTCCCTATCAAGCAAGAAAACACCGTGTCCAGCTGTCCATTTGCATCCAAACAAATGGCCCTGAAAGGCCAGGCCGGCAGCTCGGATAAGCTGAGTAACTGTGGGGTGCCGCAGGTGCCCCACATTGTAAATAGCCACTGCTTGGAGCCCGCGGGGCAGAGCGCCATCACCTCCTCGACATTCCTgagcccgcagtgctccccccAGCACTCTCCCCTGGGGGCTGCAAAGAGCCCCCAGCACATCAGCCTGCCGCCGTCCCCCAACAGCCACTACCTGCTGCCGGTGTCCCCCGAGGGCCGCAGCGGGTCCCCGccgggcagcagctgcctccgCACAGCGCCG ATGGCTGCGCAGTCAGGCCAAAAGTTTTCTATTTCATCCCCAAGTTTTTGTAAGTCAAGCCCAGCCCTGTCAGAGGTAAAGCAGCCTCCAGCCTATGAGGATGCAGTGAAGCAG CAGATGACACGAAGTCAGCAGATGGACGAGCTCCTGGACGTGCTGATTGAGAGTGGAG AAATTCCAGCCAATGCCAAGGAAGATCGGTCCTGCCTCCAGAAAGTACCTCAGATAATGGTGTCTACAGGGAACTCCGGTGCCTCCGTCCCCAAGGGCTCCGCCCCGTTCGAGCCGGGGTCCTCGGCGCCGCTGCCCTTCGAGCACTGCCCGGGCAGCAGCGACGCCCACCTCGAGGTGCTGCTCAACGCCCACAGCCCCCTGGGCAGGGTCAGCGAGATGGCCCTGCTGAAGATGGGGCCAGAGGAGCCCCACTTCGAAGGGATGATGGAGGGGTTCTCCGGCAAAGCCGCAGATGAACTGCTCAACTCCCAGGAGATTTTACAGACTCCCCTCTCGCCCATGGAAACGCagctctccccttcccctgccgAAGGCTCCGGTTTACAAATGAGTTTCACTGAGTCTCCGTGGGAAACAATGGAGTGGCTGGACCTCaccccccccagctctgccaccgGCTTCAGCTCGCTCACCCCTGCCGGCCCCAGCATCTTCAACATCGATTTCCTGGATGTTGCCGACCTCAACCTGAACACCAGCATGGACCTGCACCTGCAGCAGTGGTGA
- the MYOCD gene encoding myocardin isoform X1: MTLLGSEHSLLIRSKFRSVLQLRLQQRRTREQLADQGIMPPLKSPSAFHEQRKSLERAKTEDYLKHKIRSRPERSDLVNMHILQDSAAEGSIQSTQMKLKRARLADDLNEKIALRPGPLELVEKNIIPVDSAVKEAIKGTQGGFPRPADAFAFEEDSSNDGLSPERPRSRGSPGPAEPPPGSKAPEPPPAAPAGAPQDRPPSADGHAPDTAPGQGSQCDSPKQPAGQESPTLPVPSAVKSKSSSDSKNRHKKPKDTKPKVKKLKYHQYIPPDQKAEKSPPPMDSAYARLLQQQQLFLQLQILSQQQQQQQQQQQHFSYPGMHQGQLKQSNEQMVKSSNSSSASGNNTPLSPVKTTFSGQTCVSSIKPGPLPSNLDDLKVSELRQQLRIRGLPVSGTKTALMERLRPFQECSSTTVPNFSEITTVTFPVTPTSTLSSYQSQSSTSMLSNGFYHFGSTSSTPPISPASSDLSVSGSLPDTFNDGPMSSPQFGLQPSPVHGSAEESLMSSMNGGSIQLELEGIDTEKDKMLVEKQKVINELTWKLQQEQRQVEELRMQLQKRKRSNGLEEKQQPAQHFFGVPIKQENTVSSCPFASKQMALKGQAGSSDKLSNCGVPQVPHIVNSHCLEPAGQSAITSSTFLSPQCSPQHSPLGAAKSPQHISLPPSPNSHYLLPVSPEGRSGSPPGSSCLRTAPMAAQSGQKFSISSPSFCKSSPALSEVKQPPAYEDAVKQQMTRSQQMDELLDVLIESGEIPANAKEDRSCLQKVPQIMVSTGNSGASVPKGSAPFEPGSSAPLPFEHCPGSSDAHLEVLLNAHSPLGRVSEMALLKMGPEEPHFEGMMEGFSGKAADELLNSQEILQTPLSPMETQLSPSPAEGSGLQMSFTESPWETMEWLDLTPPSSATGFSSLTPAGPSIFNIDFLDVADLNLNTSMDLHLQQW, encoded by the exons TTTTACAGCTGCGGCTCCAGCAGAGAAGGACCCGTGAGCAGCTGGCAGACCAAGGCATCATGCCAC CACTGAAAAGCCCATCTGCATTCCATGAACAGCGAAAAAGTCTGGAGCGAGCCAAG ACTGAAGATTATCTCAAGCACAAGATCAGAAGCAGGCCTGAGCGCTCAGACCTGGTCAATATGCACATTCTACAAG ACTCGGCTGCAGAGGGGTCCATCCAGTCTACTCAAATGAAGCTGAAAAGAGCCCGACTGGCAGATGACCTCAATGAAAAGATTGCGCTCAGGCCGGGTCCTTTGGAGCTGGTGGAGAAGAACATTATTCCCGTTGACTCGGCTGTGAAAGAGGCCATAAAAG GCACCCAGGGCGGCTTTCCCCGCCCGGCCGACGCCTTCGCCTTCGAGGAGGACAGCAGCAACGACGGGCTGTCCCCGGagcggccccgcagccgcggcTCCCCGGGCCCCGCCGAGCCGCCCCCCGGCTCCAAGGCCCCGGagccgcctcccgccgcccctGCCGGGGCCCCCCAG GATCGTCCCCCCAGTGCCGATGGCCACGCTCCGGACACTGccccggggcagggcagccagtgTGACAGCCCCAAGCAGCCAGCGGGGCAGGAGAGCCCGACGCTCCCGGTGCCCTCTGCCGTGAAG TCCAAATCATCCAGTGATAGCAAGAACCGTCACAAAAAGCCCAAAGACACCAAGCCCAAAGTGAAGAAGCTCAAGTACCACCAGTACATCCCTCCAGACCAGAAAGCAGAAAAGTCCCCTCCACCTATGGATTCTGCATATGCCagactgctccagcagcagcagctcttcctgcagctccagatcctcagccagcagcagcagcagcagcagcagcagcagcagcacttcagCTACCCCGGGATGCACCAAGGACAGCTAAA GCAATCAAACGAGCAAATGGTCAAAAGTTCAAATTCTTCATCAGCTTCTGGCAACAACACTCCTCTTTCTCCAGTGAAAACCACCTTTTCAGGCCAGACTTGTGTCTCATCTATCAAGCCAGGGCCTCTGCCATCCAACCTGGATGATCTCAAA GTGTcagagctgaggcagcagctccgAATACGAGGCCTGCCCGTGTCGGGTACCAAGACAGCGCTGATGGAGCGGCTGCGGCCCttccaggagtgcagcagcaccACGGTGCCAAACTTCAGTGAGATCACCACCGTCACCTTCCCAGTCACTCCGACAAGCACCCTGTCGAGTTACCAGTCTCAGTCCTCCACCAGCATGTTATCAAACGGCTTCTACCACTTtggcagcaccagctccacCCCACCCATCTCGCCCGCCTCCTCTGACCTCTCTGTGAGCGGCTCTTTGCCAGACACCTTCAACGATGGGCCCATGTCTTCTCCACAGTTTGGTCTCCAGCCATCTCCAGTTCATGGCAGCGCTGAGGAAAGCCTCATGAGCAGCATGAATGGAGGGAGCATCCAGCTGGAACTGGAAGGAATAGACACAGAGAAAGACAAGATGCTGGTGGAGAAGCAGAAGGTCATCAATGAACTGACGTGGaagctgcagcaagagcagaggcagGTGGAAGAGCTGCGGATGCAGCTCCAGAAGCGAAAGAGAAGCAATGGCCtcgaggagaagcagcagcctgctcaGCATTTCTTTGGTGTCCCTATCAAGCAAGAAAACACCGTGTCCAGCTGTCCATTTGCATCCAAACAAATGGCCCTGAAAGGCCAGGCCGGCAGCTCGGATAAGCTGAGTAACTGTGGGGTGCCGCAGGTGCCCCACATTGTAAATAGCCACTGCTTGGAGCCCGCGGGGCAGAGCGCCATCACCTCCTCGACATTCCTgagcccgcagtgctccccccAGCACTCTCCCCTGGGGGCTGCAAAGAGCCCCCAGCACATCAGCCTGCCGCCGTCCCCCAACAGCCACTACCTGCTGCCGGTGTCCCCCGAGGGCCGCAGCGGGTCCCCGccgggcagcagctgcctccgCACAGCGCCG ATGGCTGCGCAGTCAGGCCAAAAGTTTTCTATTTCATCCCCAAGTTTTTGTAAGTCAAGCCCAGCCCTGTCAGAGGTAAAGCAGCCTCCAGCCTATGAGGATGCAGTGAAGCAG CAGATGACACGAAGTCAGCAGATGGACGAGCTCCTGGACGTGCTGATTGAGAGTGGAG AAATTCCAGCCAATGCCAAGGAAGATCGGTCCTGCCTCCAGAAAGTACCTCAGATAATGGTGTCTACAGGGAACTCCGGTGCCTCCGTCCCCAAGGGCTCCGCCCCGTTCGAGCCGGGGTCCTCGGCGCCGCTGCCCTTCGAGCACTGCCCGGGCAGCAGCGACGCCCACCTCGAGGTGCTGCTCAACGCCCACAGCCCCCTGGGCAGGGTCAGCGAGATGGCCCTGCTGAAGATGGGGCCAGAGGAGCCCCACTTCGAAGGGATGATGGAGGGGTTCTCCGGCAAAGCCGCAGATGAACTGCTCAACTCCCAGGAGATTTTACAGACTCCCCTCTCGCCCATGGAAACGCagctctccccttcccctgccgAAGGCTCCGGTTTACAAATGAGTTTCACTGAGTCTCCGTGGGAAACAATGGAGTGGCTGGACCTCaccccccccagctctgccaccgGCTTCAGCTCGCTCACCCCTGCCGGCCCCAGCATCTTCAACATCGATTTCCTGGATGTTGCCGACCTCAACCTGAACACCAGCATGGACCTGCACCTGCAGCAGTGGTGA